The segment TCTGGTCGGCGGCATCATCGCCATCCGCTCCAAGGGCGTGTACTTCGCCCTCATCAGTTTCGGACTGGCCCAGGTGATTTCCAAGGTGGTGTTCAACACCCGCGAACTCGGGGCTTCCGACGGCATCATCGGCGTGCCTGGTGCGGTCGTGGTCCCGGGCCTGGATTCGACCGCACCGACCGGTTTCTTTCTTGTCACGCTGGCTGTGATCTTCTTGATCTACCTGGGCTTGCGCTACCTGATGGACACACCCTTCGGGCGCCAGCTCTCGGCCATCCGAACCAACGAGGATCGGGTGCCCTTCCTGGGCTTCGATCCCTGGCGCTACAAGCTGCTGGCTTTTGTCGGCGCGGCCTGCATTGCCGGTGTGAGCGGCGCGCTGTACCCGATGCTGCGCGGCTTCGTGTCGCCCGAGCTGATGTTCTTCCAGGTTTCGGGCAATGCGGTGATCAACGTCATCGTCGGCGGCGCCGGCACCCTGATCGGCCCGCTCTACGGCTCGGCGCTGCTCACGGGCTTGAGGTCGGTGGTGGGCTCGTTCACCGCGCACCACCAGATTATCATCGGCCTGCTGTTCGTGGTGGTGGTGATCATGTTCCCGCGCGGCCTGATCGGCTACCTGACGCCGTTGCTGCAGCGCCGCATCGAGGCGCGCCGTTCGCGTCACCATCAAGGAGAGCAGTGATGGAGTCCATCCTTTCCGTACAGGGCCTGGGCGTGCGCTTCGGCTCGCTGCAGGCCGTCGATGACGTGACGTTCGAGGCCCAGCGCGGCAAGATCACGGCCATCATCGGCCCCAACGGGGCCGGCAAGAGCAGCCTGTTCAACCTCATCAGCGGCGCGATCAAGCCTTCGTTCGGGCAGGTCCTGTTCGAGGGCCATAACGTCACGGGCGCCTCGCCCGACAAGATGCTGCGCTCGGGCCTGTCGCGTTCCTTCCAGATCACCAACCTGTTCTTCGAGCTCCCGGTGCAGGAGAACCTGCGCCTGGCGGCCCAGTTTCTCGAGCAAGGTCGCGGCCTGTTCCGGCCCCTGTCGGCCAGCACCCGGGCCCACGAGCGGGTCGAACAGCTGGTCGAGCAGTTTGGCCTGCAGTCCAAGCGCCACGAGCTGGCCGGCTACCTCTCGCACGGCGAGCAGCGCCGCCTGGAGATCGCGGTCTCGCTGGCAGCGCGCCCGCGCATGCTCTTGCTGGACGAACCGACCCAGGGCATGAGTCACGCCGACACCCGTGAGACGGAGGCGCTGATCCGTGGCCTCGCCGCCGAACACGGCTTGAGCATCTTGCTGGTCGAGCACGACGTGGACCTGGTCATGAACCTGTCGGACCACGTGGTCGTTATGCACCAAGGACAGAAGCTCGCAGAGGGCGCACCAGCGCAGGTGCGCGGCAATGCCAGTGTGCAGGCCGCCTACTTCGGCGAACATCACTAGGAGACAAGATGCTGGAACTACGGGATGTACACACCCATTACGGCCTGAGTCATGTACTGCAGGGTATCAACTTGCGGGTAGGCGAGGGTGAGGTGATTGGTCTGTTTGGCCGCAACGGCGTGGGTAAGACCACCGTCATGAAGACAATTGCCGGCTGGGTCCAGCCTACGCAGGGGGAGATCATCTTCGGTGCGCGTGCGCTCAACGGCATCATGTCCGATCAGATCAGTCGCTTGGGTATCGGCCTGGTGCCGGAAGACCGGCGTATCTTCCCAGGCCTGACGGTGGAAGAGAATCTGAGGCTGGGTTTCATGCAGGCCCCGGGTCGCAGCCGTGCGGAGCAGCAGCGCAAGCTGGATGAGATCTATGGCCGTTTTCCGAGGCTGGCCGAGCGGCGGCGTCAGATGGGTACGACTCTGTCCGGCGGCGAGCAGCAGATGCTCGCCTTTGCCCGAGTGCTGACAGGCGCACCCAAGCTGCTGCTGATCGATGAGCCGACCGAGGGGTTGGCGCCCATGATCGTGGAGGAGTTGTTCGGGCTTATGCGCGGGCTAGTCAAGGAAGGTATTTCCATTGTGCTCGTGGAGCAGAATGTGCACGCCGCTCTGGAACTGACCAACCGTTTCTATCTGGTCGAGCGTGGGCGAGTCACGCTGGAAGGTGATTCAGCCGACGTGAGCTCACGTGCCAAGTTGATCGAGGGCCTCAGCGTCTAGGTCGTGCAGTGAATCTCAGCGAGCATCACTTGGTGGTTGTCCTGGTAGTTACCGCAGCGGTCATGCAGATCACTCCAGGCATCCGAAAGGCAGCAAGCGAAGCCCTTCGGCCCAAACGGGTGGCACGCCACCGCATGGCCGCATGATTCGCCTGATGAAAATGGCCTCTCCTAGCTTATCCGATGGCGAGCCTCTGCTCGTCTGCGGAGCCCCCACATGTGCGCCGGTCGAGCAGGTTTGCTTCAAATTTGGGCCACCGCGGTGCTTGTATGTTTCGATGATTCATTGCTCGGTCTGTATCCTCGCCAGAAGAGGTGCCCGGATTGACTGACGTGCCAACACTCCCCTCTCGCCATGTAGACATCCGTTGCGGGGGGAGGTCGATTTCTATTGAATACGCCTGGGTTGCGCCTGAACTAGGCGAAGCCCCGCTCATGGTCTTTCTTCACGAAGGTCTGGGCTCGCTCGCCATGTGGCGTGACTTTCCGCAGCGCCTGTGTCAGGCCTCCAACTGTCGTGGTCTGGTCTATTCGCGTCCGGGCTATGGGTTCTCCACGCCGCGTGCAGGCGATGAAAACTGGACTGTGGACTTCATGCACCGGCACGCCGAGGAGGTGCTACCGGCCTTGTTACAGGCCTTGCACGTCGATGGGGAGCGACAAGCCCTCTGGCTGCTGGGGCATAGCGATGGCGGTTCGATTGCGTTGTTGTATGCCGCCAAAGTACGTCAACTGGCCGGTGTCGTTGTATTGGCACCGCATATTTCCGTCGAGAAATGCGCCCTCGACAGCATTCGCAAGGCGCGCATTGCCTACGAAAGCGGTACCCTGCGCACACGCCTGGCGCCGTTTCACCATGACCCCGATTCGGCGTTCTGGGGTTGGAACCGGGTCTGGCTGTCACCGGAGTTCACAAACTGGTCCATCGTGGATGATCTGCCCGCCATCATCTGTCCTGTGCTGGCAATACAGGGCGAGCAGGATGAGTACGCGACGATGGAGCAGATTCGCGGCATTGCCCGCCATGTCCCTGGGTCTGTCATCCTCGAGATACCCGATTGCGGGCACGTTCCCCACCGTGATCACCGGGAGACCTTGTTGCAGAAAATTCCCCGTTTTATGCAGGGACTCCCGATCTAGTCTGTGAGCTGCGGTTTGGGGGGTACGCCGGGTGGGGCCGGTGTGCCAATCAAGACCGAGCAGAACCCACAGCTAGTTAGTCTTCGAAGAGGGCTTCAAAATTACCTTCTGGTTCAAAACGGCGGTTGCGATGGTAAAGGCGCGTCGGTCCGGGCAAGACCCGCTCGCGCAGCGTGTGGTGGGGGTCCCCGGGATAGCACAACACGCGCGTGCCGTGCTCGTCGTCGTAGGGTTCAGTCAACACCAGCGCAGGAGACCTGCCGCTGGCCTCGTCCAGTACGCTGCGAACCGTATCGTGCCGACTCAGATGCGCAAGGCTCATGATCTGCGGTGGGGCAAGTGCGATGTGACCGTCCCAGTACTGGGTTAGCGCAGCGCGCGGCCCCAGCCAAACGCTCTCGGTGGTCTCGTGGTCATCGTGCCGTGCGGTCTGTCCGGACGGCACCGCCGCGACGAAGAAGCGTGTGTCGAAGCGCTTGCTGCTGACCGAAGCCATCCTGGCCGTGATCCAGCGCGACCAGGGCAGCAGGCTGCGGGTATCGAGCTTCAGACCCAGCTGCAGCAACAACTCGGCAAAACCATGGCCCTCGCGCAGCAGGGTGGTGGCCTGCGCCACCTGATCCGCGCTGGCGCCATGCGCGTACAGCACACCCGATTCCTCGAAAGCCTCGCGCAGTGCCGCCACGTAGCAACTGGCGGCCAGTTCGGCCGCCGTTTCGGGTTCGCCCAGCGCACCGTGCAGCGCGGCCAGGGGCTGGTCCAGCTGGGGAATGAGCGCGGCGTCTTCGGCGTCGATCTTGCCACCGGGAAACACATAGGCCCCGCCCAGCACGTCGGAGGCGCCATGCCGCTTGAGCAGGAAGACCTCCAGCCCGCCCGGCGCGTCGCGCAGCATGACCACGGTAGCCGCGTCGCGTGGCGGGGTTTCGATGAGGGTGCGGTTCAGTTCCATGGTGTCGTGTGCAGGACTCGGCGGGTTTTATTCGTCCATTAAGATTTGAGCATACGCTGACAAACACAGAGGAGACAGCATGATCGACTTCAAGGGCCGGGTGGCCATCGTGACCGGGGCCGGCGGCGGCCTGGGCCGCCAGCACGCGCTGGCACTGGCCAAACGTGGCGCCAAGGTGGTGGTGAACGACCTGGGCGGCGCACGCGACGGCTCGGGCGGCTCGGCCAGCGCGGCGCAGCAGGTGGTGGACGAGATCCGTGCCGCGGGAGGGGAGGCCATGGCGAACGCCGCGTCCGTCACCGACTTTGATGCCGTCCAGGCCATGGTGCAGCAGACGATGGACACCTGGGGCCGCGTGGACATCCTGGTCAACAACGCCGGCATCCTGCGCGACAAGACCTTTGCCAAGATGGAACTGGCCGATTTCCGCCTGGTGCTGGACGTGCACCTCATGGGTGCCGTGCATTGCTGCAAGGCCGTGTGGCCGCACATGACGGCGCAGAAATACGGCCGCATCGTGATGACCACCTCGTCCAGCGGCCTCTACGGCAATTTCGGCCAGTCCAACTACGGCGCGGCCAAGCTGGCCCTGGTGGGCCTGATGCAGACCCTGTCCCTGGAAGGCGCCAAGAATGACATCCGCGTCAACTGCCTGGCCCCCACTGCCGCCACGCGCATGACCGAAGACCTGATGCCGGCCGAAGTGCTGCGCGCCCTGCAGCCCGAGGCCGTGGTGCCGGCCATGCTGGTGCTGGCCGGTGCCGACGCGCCCACCCGCACCACGCTGTGCGCCGGTGCGGGCAGTGTCGAGGCCGCCCACATCACCATGACGCAGGGTGTATGGATAGGCATCGACGAGAGCGCCGACGTGCGCCTGCAGCAGCACCTGGCCGAAGTGCTGGACCGCACCAACGAGATGGTGCCCGGCAGCGGCAGCGCACAGGGAACGCACGAGGTGGGGCGGGCGATGGCGATGCTGGGCCAGGGTTGAGCGCTTTTTCAGCGCAGCCAGTGCTTGTCCTGCAGGGAAACCAGCAGCACGAAGACAGCCATATGGATCAGGACGGTGAGCCAGAACAAGGCGAGGAATCGGGTCTTGCTGGATTTGTGGCGCAGGTGTTGCTGGGCCAGCAGCGCACCGGGCCAGCCGCCCAGCAGGGCGAAGATGTGCAGCATGCGTTCCGGTACGCGGCGCCGACCTTGCCGTGCCGCCGCTTTGTCCACGGCGTAGACGGCATAGGTGATGAGGCTCATGAGCCCATAAGCCAGGCCGGCGAGAAGGACCAGTCGCATGGGGGCACGCTCAGGCCGACAGCCGAAGCTCGGCTTCCTGCCGCCAGTACTCTGCCGCCACATAAAAACCCTCCCACACGCAGCCGTTGCAGCCGCGCCCACAGCAGGTCGTGGGCAGGGGCGGCGGAGGGCGCAGGTTCAGGCCGGCGGCTGATGCGCGCTGCTGCAATACGGCAAACATGGCCTGGGTGCTGGCCAGCGGGCCTTGGGTGATGGGTGTGCTCAGGCAGTCGCTCATGCAGGGGAATGCGCGCGTCACTTGACCCCGCGCAGCAGGGTTTATCCCCTCATGGTACCTTCCGTGTCCGATTACAAAGAGAACAGTCCGCTGGATTTCTGCATGAGCAACCCGTCCACCCCTCCTTCCCTGACCGCGGAGCGCCTGCTGGGTATCCGTCGCGGCATCGAGAAGGAAAGCCTGCGCGCGCTGCCTGACGGGATGCTGGCGCTCACGCCGCATCCGGCGGCGCTGGGTTCGGCGCTCACGCATCCGCACATCACCACCGACTACTCCGAGTCCCAGCTGGAGCTCATCACCGGCGTGCACGCAGGGGTGCAGGCCTGCCTGGACGAGCTCACCGAGACCCACCAGTACACCTACCGCACGCTGCGCGAGGCCGGCGAGGAGATGCTCTGGGTTTCCAGCATGCCCTGCGGGCTGCCTACCGACGAGACCATTCCGCTGGGGCGCTACGGTTCGTCCAACATCGGGCGCGCCAAGAGCGTCTACCGCATGGGCCTGGGCCACCGCTACGGCCGGCGCATGCAGACCATCTCGGGCATCCACTACAACTGGTCGTTGCCCGGTGTCAGCAACGCGCAGTACTTCGCGCTGATCCGCAACTTCCGCCGCCACGCCTTCCTGCTGCTCTACCTCTTCGGCGCCTCGCCGGCGGTGTGCTCCACTTTCGTCGAGGGCCGCCAGCACGAGCTGCAGTCGCTGGACGGCAAGGCGCTGTACATGCCGCACGGCACCTCGCTGCGCATGGGGCGTCTGGGTTACCAGAGCGACGCGCAGGCCTCGCTGGCGGTCAGCTACAACAGTCTGGAAGGCTACGCTGCCTCGCTGCACGACGCGCTCACACGGCCCTGGCCGGCCTACGAGGCCCTGGGCGTGCTGAATCCGGGCGGCGATTACATCCAGCTCGCCACCAGCCTGCTGCAGATCGAGAACGAGTTCTACGGCACCATCCGCCCCAAGCGCACCATCTTCCAGGGCGAGCGACCGCTGCATGCGCTGCGCGAGCGCGGCGTGGAGTACGTGGAGGTACGGCTGATGGACCTGGACCCCTTCGAGCCCGTGGGCATCAATGCGCAGACCATGCGTTTCCTGGATGTCTTCCTGCTGCATTGCCTGCAGAGCGACAGCCCCGATGACACGCCGCAGGAAATCGCCGAGCTGGCGCGCAACCAGCACCTCACCGCTGCGCGCGGGCGCGAACCCGGCCTCAAACTGCAGCGGGGTGGCCAGTCCGTCACGCTGGCGGACTGGGGGCGTGAACTGCTCGCGGCCTGCGAGCCCATTGCCCGGGCGCTGGATGCTGCCCACGGCTGCAGCGACTACAGCGCCGCCGTGGTGTCGGCCCGCGCCGCGCTGGATGAGCCTGATCGCCTGCCTTCGGCGCGCGTGCTGGCCGAGATGGCCAGCGGGCACGACAACTCTTTCCTGCGTTTCGTGCGCGCCCGCTCGCAGCAGACGCGCCGGGATCTGCTGGAGCGGCCGTGGACCGCGCAGCAGCAGGTGAAATACGATGCGATGGCACGCAAGTCGCTCGAAGACCAGCGCGCCATCGAGGCGGCCGACACCATGCCCTTCGAGATCTTTCGCCAGCAGTACG is part of the Rhodoferax sp. BAB1 genome and harbors:
- a CDS encoding ABC transporter ATP-binding protein, encoding MLELRDVHTHYGLSHVLQGINLRVGEGEVIGLFGRNGVGKTTVMKTIAGWVQPTQGEIIFGARALNGIMSDQISRLGIGLVPEDRRIFPGLTVEENLRLGFMQAPGRSRAEQQRKLDEIYGRFPRLAERRRQMGTTLSGGEQQMLAFARVLTGAPKLLLIDEPTEGLAPMIVEELFGLMRGLVKEGISIVLVEQNVHAALELTNRFYLVERGRVTLEGDSADVSSRAKLIEGLSV
- a CDS encoding ABC transporter ATP-binding protein; amino-acid sequence: MESILSVQGLGVRFGSLQAVDDVTFEAQRGKITAIIGPNGAGKSSLFNLISGAIKPSFGQVLFEGHNVTGASPDKMLRSGLSRSFQITNLFFELPVQENLRLAAQFLEQGRGLFRPLSASTRAHERVEQLVEQFGLQSKRHELAGYLSHGEQRRLEIAVSLAARPRMLLLDEPTQGMSHADTRETEALIRGLAAEHGLSILLVEHDVDLVMNLSDHVVVMHQGQKLAEGAPAQVRGNASVQAAYFGEHH
- a CDS encoding alpha/beta fold hydrolase, whose product is MVFLHEGLGSLAMWRDFPQRLCQASNCRGLVYSRPGYGFSTPRAGDENWTVDFMHRHAEEVLPALLQALHVDGERQALWLLGHSDGGSIALLYAAKVRQLAGVVVLAPHISVEKCALDSIRKARIAYESGTLRTRLAPFHHDPDSAFWGWNRVWLSPEFTNWSIVDDLPAIICPVLAIQGEQDEYATMEQIRGIARHVPGSVILEIPDCGHVPHRDHRETLLQKIPRFMQGLPI
- a CDS encoding NUDIX hydrolase, producing MELNRTLIETPPRDAATVVMLRDAPGGLEVFLLKRHGASDVLGGAYVFPGGKIDAEDAALIPQLDQPLAALHGALGEPETAAELAASCYVAALREAFEESGVLYAHGASADQVAQATTLLREGHGFAELLLQLGLKLDTRSLLPWSRWITARMASVSSKRFDTRFFVAAVPSGQTARHDDHETTESVWLGPRAALTQYWDGHIALAPPQIMSLAHLSRHDTVRSVLDEASGRSPALVLTEPYDDEHGTRVLCYPGDPHHTLRERVLPGPTRLYHRNRRFEPEGNFEALFED
- a CDS encoding branched-chain amino acid ABC transporter permease — protein: MATLVGDVFFLRLATEALIFGGLALSVDLLLGRVGLLPLGQALFFGLGAYVSALVLKEWHASFWLSLAVSLLASALAGLVGGIIAIRSKGVYFALISFGLAQVISKVVFNTRELGASDGIIGVPGAVVVPGLDSTAPTGFFLVTLAVIFLIYLGLRYLMDTPFGRQLSAIRTNEDRVPFLGFDPWRYKLLAFVGAACIAGVSGALYPMLRGFVSPELMFFQVSGNAVINVIVGGAGTLIGPLYGSALLTGLRSVVGSFTAHHQIIIGLLFVVVVIMFPRGLIGYLTPLLQRRIEARRSRHHQGEQ
- a CDS encoding SDR family NAD(P)-dependent oxidoreductase produces the protein MIDFKGRVAIVTGAGGGLGRQHALALAKRGAKVVVNDLGGARDGSGGSASAAQQVVDEIRAAGGEAMANAASVTDFDAVQAMVQQTMDTWGRVDILVNNAGILRDKTFAKMELADFRLVLDVHLMGAVHCCKAVWPHMTAQKYGRIVMTTSSSGLYGNFGQSNYGAAKLALVGLMQTLSLEGAKNDIRVNCLAPTAATRMTEDLMPAEVLRALQPEAVVPAMLVLAGADAPTRTTLCAGAGSVEAAHITMTQGVWIGIDESADVRLQQHLAEVLDRTNEMVPGSGSAQGTHEVGRAMAMLGQG
- a CDS encoding oxidoreductase-like domain-containing protein, whose protein sequence is MSDCLSTPITQGPLASTQAMFAVLQQRASAAGLNLRPPPPLPTTCCGRGCNGCVWEGFYVAAEYWRQEAELRLSA
- the gshA gene encoding glutamate--cysteine ligase, with amino-acid sequence MSNPSTPPSLTAERLLGIRRGIEKESLRALPDGMLALTPHPAALGSALTHPHITTDYSESQLELITGVHAGVQACLDELTETHQYTYRTLREAGEEMLWVSSMPCGLPTDETIPLGRYGSSNIGRAKSVYRMGLGHRYGRRMQTISGIHYNWSLPGVSNAQYFALIRNFRRHAFLLLYLFGASPAVCSTFVEGRQHELQSLDGKALYMPHGTSLRMGRLGYQSDAQASLAVSYNSLEGYAASLHDALTRPWPAYEALGVLNPGGDYIQLATSLLQIENEFYGTIRPKRTIFQGERPLHALRERGVEYVEVRLMDLDPFEPVGINAQTMRFLDVFLLHCLQSDSPDDTPQEIAELARNQHLTAARGREPGLKLQRGGQSVTLADWGRELLAACEPIARALDAAHGCSDYSAAVVSARAALDEPDRLPSARVLAEMASGHDNSFLRFVRARSQQTRRDLLERPWTAQQQVKYDAMARKSLEDQRAIEAADTMPFEIFRQQYVSPSRLGLGREVSLSAVRGEAFAG
- a CDS encoding DUF1294 domain-containing protein, whose protein sequence is MRLVLLAGLAYGLMSLITYAVYAVDKAAARQGRRRVPERMLHIFALLGGWPGALLAQQHLRHKSSKTRFLALFWLTVLIHMAVFVLLVSLQDKHWLR